The Bradysia coprophila strain Holo2 chromosome II, BU_Bcop_v1, whole genome shotgun sequence genome has a segment encoding these proteins:
- the LOC119072521 gene encoding paired amphipathic helix protein Sin3a isoform X2, whose translation MKRNRVDEVQFRARPAHPILNTQHGPTIQYQISGATPIKANVSDSPTSIGGSTPTVQYTTYYPYTQSPVASGGNVKTSQSPAGGGTAIHVVNAGAVNVTNSVRHKTTLTGGQSAAGQEKFQRLKVEDALSYLDQVKYKFGNQPQVYNDFLDIMKEFKSQSIDTPGVIQRVSNLFKGHPELIVGFNTFLPPGYKIEVQANDQGVAFQVSVSVPSPSGGNIHLTQPTSPNKGSSQFSMHQIQPVLVPPSAPQHIHIPIQQAQQSPIAAVPQNFSRDRSASQCGSQQQQQQQQPPPPSAAAVNDLVNSQGHALHHISQAHQTIMQAEQTGNQNQPVEFNHAISYVNKIKIRFQTQPEKYKRFLEILHAYQKEQKIIKESSGNLQPSKQLTEAEVYSQVAKLFDQQEDLLREFGQFLPDATSHSATQFISKGHAHSDHKKVSGASMAHQPSNIKPYNNAQNSMSNRLERIEFHNEKEFHRDSKDNRNHVSNQKFGHNSQVVKRSASNNSMNLNNFGRERDGPMPPKRHKPINRDVTLAEASKYGSLNDYAFFDKVRKALRNPEVYENFLRCLTLYNQEIISKSELIGLIAPFLGKFPELYRWFQEFLGSATGVENVPLQATQRQDRTAGDLAQEIDLNTCKRLGASYCALPKQSESRKCSGRNALGKEVLNDTWVSFPTWAEDSTFVTSRKTQYEEIIYRCEDERFELDVVIETNSATIRVLENVQKRLSRMSSEEVTRFRLDDNLGGSSATIHQRAIKRIYGDKASEVIQGLKKNPLAAVGVVLKRLKAKEEEWREAQKGFNKQWREQNEKYYLKSLDHQGINFKQNDIKALRSKSLFNEIETLYDERHEQNDETPSEPNSGPHLTLPYKDKTILEDAANLLIHHVKRQTGIQKQEKTKIKHILRQFVPDLFFSPRQQLSDDERDDDDKDMDVDNSDTETKIKSENPSTSSATLNRTDDYKEKPSNQSTILTDASSKSSNTSDSGPVGSASDRIKLPESVHIASTSSLSTSTPFSLMSTANNPSSNDAQSCNVNKVSVSSSGGVLTSETVSNASVVNTIGDSSLNDVNIKQEIIDRDSPSPNLPSYAVSKHSEEAYTLFLANNNWYLFLRLHAILCDRLRTMYDRANALAAEEAKYRSNRRDSTATSLRLKPKSDIQVEDYYPTFLDMLKNVLDGNIDINSYEDSLREMFGIHAYVAFTLDRVVTNSVRQLQHCVTERGAIECVELFHQEQRRNSAGGYCKTAHKRVAAELAYQRRAESILQDENCFKVYIYKIDCKVTIELLDTESDETEKCVSNAQTWNNYVECLTNPMASMSNATRTSDSNNLAKIEIKTEKSDDDADQEPTRRPLFLHRNIRRFKSQQSTKTISLLDSEQSYVLGEDTRLKVATESTSKTIVNTTTTTTTSSTTTTATDSETSGSEGAAQNRIINDPFWGKRPPERIGTGAANDGFFVEDKSEVKLNLSLYKMVFVMNKDVLFYKKNSLRKAKQMHSTVTSAMAKKFHSFVSRWKDKNVNDSQESQCSEWFMGRHVDLVSNVTTLHQNNDVSKTPYRTYNRYKVERLNEC comes from the exons ATGAAAAGGAATAGAGTCGACGAGGTTCAGTTTCGTGCGCGTCCGGCACATCCAATTCTAAATACTCAGCATGGACCAACTATACAATATCAAATTTCTGGTGCCACACCAATCAAAGCCAACGTATCCGATTCACCAACATCGATTGGTGGCTCAACTCCAACGGTTCAATATACCACAT ACTATCCATACACACAATCGCCGGTAGCATCAGGCGGTAATGTGAAAACCAGCCAATCGCCAGCTGGTGGTGGAACAGCTATCCATGTTGTGAATGCGGGAGCTGTTAATGTCACGAATTCAGTGCGACATAAAACTACTTTAACGG GTGGACAGAGCGCTGCTGGCCAAGAGAAATTTCAACGTCTCAAGGTGGAGGATGCTCTCAGCTACTTGGATCAAGTCAAATACAAATTCGGCAATCAACCCCAAGTCTACAACGACTTTTTGGACATTATGAAGGAATTTAAGTCGCAAAGTATAGATACACCAGGGGTCATACAAAGGGTATCGAATTTGTTCAAG GGTCATCCAGAATTAATCGTTGGCTTCAATACATTTCTTCCACCCGGCTATAAAATCGAAGTTCAGGCGAACGATCAGGGCGTCGCCTTCCAAGTATCCGTTTCTGTGCCATCACCATCCGGTGGAAATATTCATTTAACTCAGCCCACATCACCAAACAAAGGAAGCAGTCAATTTTCTATGCATCAAATACAGCCAGTCCTTGTGCCGCCATCTGCTCCACAACATATTCACATACCCATCCAACAGGCACAACAATCACCAATCGCTGCTGTACCGCAAAATTTCTCGCGTGATCGTTCGGCATCGCAATGCGGTAGCCAacagcaacagcaacaacaacaaccaccaCCACCGTCGGCTGCAGCGGTAAATGATTTGGTTAACAGTCAAGGGCATGCATTACACCACATTTCTCAAGCGCATCAAACAATCATGCAGGCCGAACAAACCGGCAACCAAAATCAACCGGTCGAATTCAATCATGCCATATCCTACGTGAACAAAATAAAGATTCGGTTCCAGACGCAGCCGGAGAAGTATAAACGGTTCTTGGAGATACTGCACGCTTATCAAAAGGAACAGAAAATCATTAAAGAGTCCAGCGGCAATCTACAACCATCCAAGCAACTGACCGAAGCTGAAGTGTACAGCCAAGTGGCAAAATTGTTCGATCAACAGGAAGATTTGCTACGGGAATTCGGTCAATTTTTGCCAGATGCCACCAGTCATTCAGCCACACAATTTATTAGCAAAGGTCATGCGCATAGTGACCACAAGAAAGTGTCGGGTGCGTCGATGGCTCATCAGCCCAGCAATATTAAGCCATACAATAATGCTCAAAACAGTATGTCCAACCGGCTGGAGCGAATAGAGTTTCACAATGAAAAAGAATTCCATCGCGACAGCAAAGACAACCGAAACCATGTTAGCAATCAAAAGTTCGGCCATAACAGCCAGGTTGTTAAACGATCAGCGTCAaacaattcaatgaatttgaataattttggcCGTGAACGAGACGGTCCAATGCCACCGAAACGCCATAAGCCAATCAATCGAGATGTTACACTAGCTGAAGCATCGAAATATGGCTCATTGAATGACTATGCATTTTTTGATAAAGTACGCAAGGCGCTCAGAAACCCAGAGGTATATGAGAACTTTCTGCGATGCTTAACGTTGTACAATCAAGAGATTATTTCCAAATCTGAATTGATTGGCTTGATCGCACCGTTTTTGGGTAAATTTCCAGAACTGTATCGCTGGTTCCAAGAGTTTCTCGGCTCGGCCACTGGTGTCGAAAACGTGCCACTGCAAGCCACACAGCGACAAGACCGTACGGCCGGCGATTTGGCGCAGGAAATTGATTTGAACACATGCAAAAGACTTGGTGCCAGTTATTGTGCTCTGCCGAAACAAAGTGAGTCACGGAAATGCTCGGGACGTAATGCGCTTGGAAAAGAAGTGCTGAACGACACGTGGGTATCGTTCCCGACATGGGCCGAAGATTCGACATTTGTTACGTCGAGAAAAACGCAATACGAGGAAATAATCTACCGATGTGAAGACGAACGCTTCGAATTGGATGTTGTGATAGAAACGAATAGTGCAACCATTCGTGTATTGGAAAATGTACAGAAACGATTATCACGTATGTCGTCCGAAGAGGTGACTAGATTTAGATTGGACGACAACTTGGGCGGTAGCTCGGCGACGATACATCAACGGGCTATAAAACGCATCTATGGCGATAAGGCTTCGGAAGTAATACAAGGATTGAAGAAGAATCCATTGGCAGCTGTTGGTGTTGTGCTCAAGCGACTTAAGGCAAAGGAGGAAGAATGGCGAGAAGCTCAAAAG GGTTTCAACAAGCAATGGCGGGAACAAAACGAGAAGTATTACTTGAAATCGCTGGACCATCAAGGCATCAATTTCAAGCAGAACGATATTAAGGCATTACGTTCCAAGAGTCtattcaatgaaattgaaacgTTGTACGACGAGCGACACGAACAGAACGATGAAACGCCAAGCGAACCGAACAGCGGCCCACATTTGACATTACCGTACAAAGACAAAACGATATTGGAGGATGCAGCCAATTTACTCATACATCATGTGAAGCGTCAGACGGGCATCCAGAAGCAAGAGAAGACGAAAATCAAGCACATTCTGCGACAGTTTGTGCCCGATTTATTTTTCTCGCCCAGGCAGCAATTGAGCGACGATGAACGTGATGATG ATGACAAAGACATGGATGTCGACAACTCTGACaccgaaacgaaaataaaatctgaaaatcccTCAACCTCATCAGCCACACTGAATCGAACGGACGACTATAAGGAGAAACCTTCCAACCAATCCACAATTCTAACAGACGCGTCCAGCAAATCCAGCAATACCAGTGATAGTGGTCCAGTCGGATCGGCAAGCGATCGGATCAAACTTCCCGAATCAGTTCACATAGCCTCCACCTCATCGCTGTCGACATCAACGCCGTTCTCATTGATGTCAACCGCAAACAATCCGTCGAGCAACGACGCTCAATCGTGCAATGTGAATAAAGTCAGTGTTAGTTCTAGCGGTGGTGTTTTGACAAGCGAAACTGTAAGCAATGCGTCGGTGGTGAATACAATCGGTGATAGTAGCTTGAACGATGTGAATATTAAACAAGAAATTATCGATCGAGATTCGCCGAGCCCCAATTTGCCTTCGTATGCCGTTAGCAAACATTCG GAAGAAGCATACACACTGTTCCTGGCCAATAACAATTGGTATCTGTTCCTGCGACTGCATGCCATATTGTGCGATCGGTTGCGCACCATGTACGACAGGGCCAATGCATTGGCGGCCGAAGAGGCGAAATATCGCAGCAATCGGCGAGATAGTACCGCAACGTCGTTGCGATTGAAACCGAAATCGGACATCCAGGTGGAGGACTACTATCCGACATTTTTGGATATGCTGAAAAATGTGCTGGACGGAAACATCGACATCAATTCGTACGAGGATTCGCTACGCGAAATGTTTGGCATACACGCGTACGTTGCATTCACATTGGATAGG GTTGTAACGAATTCGGTGCGACAATTGCAGCATTGTGTAACGGAAAGGGGCGCCATTGAGTGTGTCGAACTGTTCCATCAGGAGCAGCGTAGAAACAGTGCTGGCGGTTATTGTAAAACCGCACATAAACGTGTCGCAGCTGAACTGGCCTATCAACGACGGGCTGAATCAATCTTACAAGATGAAAATTGCTTCAAAGTGTACATT TATAAAATCGACTGTAAAGTGACAATTGAGCTGCTCGACACCGAGTCCGATGAGACGGAGAAATGTGTTTCGAATGCCCAGACATGGAATAACTATGTGGAATGTTTAACGAATCCAATGGCATCGATGTCGAACGCAACGCGAACTAGTGACAGCAATAATCTGGCCAAGATTGAAATTAAAACGGAAAAATCGGATGATGATGCG gACCAAGAACCGACACGTCGTCCACTATTTCTACACAGAAACATAAGACGCTTCAAATCCCAACAATcaacgaaaacaatttcccTGCTGGATTCGGAACAATCGTATGTGTTAGGAGAAGATACTCGATTAAAAGTAGCCACTGAATCGACATCAAAGACTATTGTaaatacaacaacaacgacaacaacatCGTCAACAACAACGACAGCTACCGATTCTGAGACGTCTGGTAGTGAAGGTGCTGCCCAAAATAGAATAATAAACGATCCATTTTGGGGTAAAAGACCACCCGAACGGATAGGCACTGGAGCTGCAAATGATGGCTTCTTTGTCGAAGACAAATCGGAAGTTAAACTTAACTTGAGTTTGTACAAAATGGTGTTTGTTATGAATAAGGACGTCTTGTTCTACAAGAAGAACTCGCTGCGTAAAGCTAAACAG atGCATTCGACCGTTACATCCGCTATGGCGAAAAAGTTCCACAGCTTCGTATCCAGATGGAAGGACAAAAATGTGAACGACAGTCAGGAAAGCCAGTGTTCCGAATGGTTTATGGGCCGTCATGTCGATTTAGTGAGTAATGTGACAACGTTGCACCAAAACAATGACGTCAGTAAAACACCGTACCGAACATACAATCGATATAAAGTGGAACGGTTAAATGAATGTTAg
- the LOC119072521 gene encoding paired amphipathic helix protein Sin3a isoform X3 encodes MKRNRVDEVQFRARPAHPILNTQHGPTIQYQISGATPIKANVSDSPTSIGGSTPTVQYTTYYPYTQSPVASGGNVKTSQSPAGGGTAIHVVNAGAVNVTNSVRHKTTLTGNTTSPITPTVGTTPASTPSNIPGGQSAAGQEKFQRLKVEDALSYLDQVKYKFGNQPQVYNDFLDIMKEFKSQSIDTPGVIQRVSNLFKGHPELIVGFNTFLPPGYKIEVQANDQGVAFQVSVSVPSPSGGNIHLTQPTSPNKGSSQFSMHQIQPVLVPPSAPQHIHIPIQQAQQSPIAAVPQNFSRDRSASQCGSQQQQQQQQPPPPSAAAVNDLVNSQGHALHHISQAHQTIMQAEQTGNQNQPVEFNHAISYVNKIKIRFQTQPEKYKRFLEILHAYQKEQKIIKESSGNLQPSKQLTEAEVYSQVAKLFDQQEDLLREFGQFLPDATSHSATQFISKGHAHSDHKKVSGASMAHQPSNIKPYNNAQNSMSNRLERIEFHNEKEFHRDSKDNRNHVSNQKFGHNSQVVKRSASNNSMNLNNFGRERDGPMPPKRHKPINRDVTLAEASKYGSLNDYAFFDKVRKALRNPEVYENFLRCLTLYNQEIISKSELIGLIAPFLGKFPELYRWFQEFLGSATGVENVPLQATQRQDRTAGDLAQEIDLNTCKRLGASYCALPKQSESRKCSGRNALGKEVLNDTWVSFPTWAEDSTFVTSRKTQYEEIIYRCEDERFELDVVIETNSATIRVLENVQKRLSRMSSEEVTRFRLDDNLGGSSATIHQRAIKRIYGDKASEVIQGLKKNPLAAVGVVLKRLKAKEEEWREAQKGFNKQWREQNEKYYLKSLDHQGINFKQNDIKALRSKSLFNEIETLYDERHEQNDETPSEPNSGPHLTLPYKDKTILEDAANLLIHHVKRQTGIQKQEKTKIKHILRQFVPDLFFSPRQQLSDDERDDDDKDMDVDNSDTETKIKSENPSTSSATLNRTDDYKEKPSNQSTILTDASSKSSNTSDSGPVGSASDRIKLPESVHIASTSSLSTSTPFSLMSTANNPSSNDAQSCNVNKVSVSSSGGVLTSETVSNASVVNTIGDSSLNDVNIKQEIIDRDSPSPNLPSYAVSKHSEEAYTLFLANNNWYLFLRLHAILCDRLRTMYDRANALAAEEAKYRSNRRDSTATSLRLKPKSDIQVEDYYPTFLDMLKNVLDGNIDINSYEDSLREMFGIHAYVAFTLDRVVTNSVRQLQHCVTERGAIECVELFHQEQRRNSAGGYCKTAHKRVAAELAYQRRAESILQDENCFKVYIYKIDCKVTIELLDTESDETEKCVSNAQTWNNYVECLTNPMASMSNATRTSDSNNLAKIEIKTEKSDDDAVNHEV; translated from the exons ATGAAAAGGAATAGAGTCGACGAGGTTCAGTTTCGTGCGCGTCCGGCACATCCAATTCTAAATACTCAGCATGGACCAACTATACAATATCAAATTTCTGGTGCCACACCAATCAAAGCCAACGTATCCGATTCACCAACATCGATTGGTGGCTCAACTCCAACGGTTCAATATACCACAT ACTATCCATACACACAATCGCCGGTAGCATCAGGCGGTAATGTGAAAACCAGCCAATCGCCAGCTGGTGGTGGAACAGCTATCCATGTTGTGAATGCGGGAGCTGTTAATGTCACGAATTCAGTGCGACATAAAACTACTTTAACGGGTAATACTACATCGCCCATAACGCCAACGGTCGGAACAACGCCCGCAAGTACACCATCAAACATTCCAGGTGGACAGAGCGCTGCTGGCCAAGAGAAATTTCAACGTCTCAAGGTGGAGGATGCTCTCAGCTACTTGGATCAAGTCAAATACAAATTCGGCAATCAACCCCAAGTCTACAACGACTTTTTGGACATTATGAAGGAATTTAAGTCGCAAAGTATAGATACACCAGGGGTCATACAAAGGGTATCGAATTTGTTCAAG GGTCATCCAGAATTAATCGTTGGCTTCAATACATTTCTTCCACCCGGCTATAAAATCGAAGTTCAGGCGAACGATCAGGGCGTCGCCTTCCAAGTATCCGTTTCTGTGCCATCACCATCCGGTGGAAATATTCATTTAACTCAGCCCACATCACCAAACAAAGGAAGCAGTCAATTTTCTATGCATCAAATACAGCCAGTCCTTGTGCCGCCATCTGCTCCACAACATATTCACATACCCATCCAACAGGCACAACAATCACCAATCGCTGCTGTACCGCAAAATTTCTCGCGTGATCGTTCGGCATCGCAATGCGGTAGCCAacagcaacagcaacaacaacaaccaccaCCACCGTCGGCTGCAGCGGTAAATGATTTGGTTAACAGTCAAGGGCATGCATTACACCACATTTCTCAAGCGCATCAAACAATCATGCAGGCCGAACAAACCGGCAACCAAAATCAACCGGTCGAATTCAATCATGCCATATCCTACGTGAACAAAATAAAGATTCGGTTCCAGACGCAGCCGGAGAAGTATAAACGGTTCTTGGAGATACTGCACGCTTATCAAAAGGAACAGAAAATCATTAAAGAGTCCAGCGGCAATCTACAACCATCCAAGCAACTGACCGAAGCTGAAGTGTACAGCCAAGTGGCAAAATTGTTCGATCAACAGGAAGATTTGCTACGGGAATTCGGTCAATTTTTGCCAGATGCCACCAGTCATTCAGCCACACAATTTATTAGCAAAGGTCATGCGCATAGTGACCACAAGAAAGTGTCGGGTGCGTCGATGGCTCATCAGCCCAGCAATATTAAGCCATACAATAATGCTCAAAACAGTATGTCCAACCGGCTGGAGCGAATAGAGTTTCACAATGAAAAAGAATTCCATCGCGACAGCAAAGACAACCGAAACCATGTTAGCAATCAAAAGTTCGGCCATAACAGCCAGGTTGTTAAACGATCAGCGTCAaacaattcaatgaatttgaataattttggcCGTGAACGAGACGGTCCAATGCCACCGAAACGCCATAAGCCAATCAATCGAGATGTTACACTAGCTGAAGCATCGAAATATGGCTCATTGAATGACTATGCATTTTTTGATAAAGTACGCAAGGCGCTCAGAAACCCAGAGGTATATGAGAACTTTCTGCGATGCTTAACGTTGTACAATCAAGAGATTATTTCCAAATCTGAATTGATTGGCTTGATCGCACCGTTTTTGGGTAAATTTCCAGAACTGTATCGCTGGTTCCAAGAGTTTCTCGGCTCGGCCACTGGTGTCGAAAACGTGCCACTGCAAGCCACACAGCGACAAGACCGTACGGCCGGCGATTTGGCGCAGGAAATTGATTTGAACACATGCAAAAGACTTGGTGCCAGTTATTGTGCTCTGCCGAAACAAAGTGAGTCACGGAAATGCTCGGGACGTAATGCGCTTGGAAAAGAAGTGCTGAACGACACGTGGGTATCGTTCCCGACATGGGCCGAAGATTCGACATTTGTTACGTCGAGAAAAACGCAATACGAGGAAATAATCTACCGATGTGAAGACGAACGCTTCGAATTGGATGTTGTGATAGAAACGAATAGTGCAACCATTCGTGTATTGGAAAATGTACAGAAACGATTATCACGTATGTCGTCCGAAGAGGTGACTAGATTTAGATTGGACGACAACTTGGGCGGTAGCTCGGCGACGATACATCAACGGGCTATAAAACGCATCTATGGCGATAAGGCTTCGGAAGTAATACAAGGATTGAAGAAGAATCCATTGGCAGCTGTTGGTGTTGTGCTCAAGCGACTTAAGGCAAAGGAGGAAGAATGGCGAGAAGCTCAAAAG GGTTTCAACAAGCAATGGCGGGAACAAAACGAGAAGTATTACTTGAAATCGCTGGACCATCAAGGCATCAATTTCAAGCAGAACGATATTAAGGCATTACGTTCCAAGAGTCtattcaatgaaattgaaacgTTGTACGACGAGCGACACGAACAGAACGATGAAACGCCAAGCGAACCGAACAGCGGCCCACATTTGACATTACCGTACAAAGACAAAACGATATTGGAGGATGCAGCCAATTTACTCATACATCATGTGAAGCGTCAGACGGGCATCCAGAAGCAAGAGAAGACGAAAATCAAGCACATTCTGCGACAGTTTGTGCCCGATTTATTTTTCTCGCCCAGGCAGCAATTGAGCGACGATGAACGTGATGATG ATGACAAAGACATGGATGTCGACAACTCTGACaccgaaacgaaaataaaatctgaaaatcccTCAACCTCATCAGCCACACTGAATCGAACGGACGACTATAAGGAGAAACCTTCCAACCAATCCACAATTCTAACAGACGCGTCCAGCAAATCCAGCAATACCAGTGATAGTGGTCCAGTCGGATCGGCAAGCGATCGGATCAAACTTCCCGAATCAGTTCACATAGCCTCCACCTCATCGCTGTCGACATCAACGCCGTTCTCATTGATGTCAACCGCAAACAATCCGTCGAGCAACGACGCTCAATCGTGCAATGTGAATAAAGTCAGTGTTAGTTCTAGCGGTGGTGTTTTGACAAGCGAAACTGTAAGCAATGCGTCGGTGGTGAATACAATCGGTGATAGTAGCTTGAACGATGTGAATATTAAACAAGAAATTATCGATCGAGATTCGCCGAGCCCCAATTTGCCTTCGTATGCCGTTAGCAAACATTCG GAAGAAGCATACACACTGTTCCTGGCCAATAACAATTGGTATCTGTTCCTGCGACTGCATGCCATATTGTGCGATCGGTTGCGCACCATGTACGACAGGGCCAATGCATTGGCGGCCGAAGAGGCGAAATATCGCAGCAATCGGCGAGATAGTACCGCAACGTCGTTGCGATTGAAACCGAAATCGGACATCCAGGTGGAGGACTACTATCCGACATTTTTGGATATGCTGAAAAATGTGCTGGACGGAAACATCGACATCAATTCGTACGAGGATTCGCTACGCGAAATGTTTGGCATACACGCGTACGTTGCATTCACATTGGATAGG GTTGTAACGAATTCGGTGCGACAATTGCAGCATTGTGTAACGGAAAGGGGCGCCATTGAGTGTGTCGAACTGTTCCATCAGGAGCAGCGTAGAAACAGTGCTGGCGGTTATTGTAAAACCGCACATAAACGTGTCGCAGCTGAACTGGCCTATCAACGACGGGCTGAATCAATCTTACAAGATGAAAATTGCTTCAAAGTGTACATT TATAAAATCGACTGTAAAGTGACAATTGAGCTGCTCGACACCGAGTCCGATGAGACGGAGAAATGTGTTTCGAATGCCCAGACATGGAATAACTATGTGGAATGTTTAACGAATCCAATGGCATCGATGTCGAACGCAACGCGAACTAGTGACAGCAATAATCTGGCCAAGATTGAAATTAAAACGGAAAAATCGGATGATGATGCG GTCAATCATGAGGTGTAA